A genomic segment from Thiomicrorhabdus aquaedulcis encodes:
- a CDS encoding NAD(P)H-hydrate dehydratase: MVAQLAKMAGLDVSVTLFGTQAQLKDDVLTVYNEALALGITVEFWPMPKPLNNLLVDADVLVDGLFGTGLNRDITGNLAEFITALNHAKMSVLALDVPSGLDANTGQPKGVALNAQHTCSFITRKIGLYTALGVQYAGVRHFSDLFIPHDAYNAAHYTPQPSLPFSMHPIAQHHPLKHWLSTLPPMQPSRHKGDAGTVCLIGGDTSMMGALQLAGLSSLKTGAGLVKLLSHAQHSIAITQAIPELMCYDTTQLSTQVAHAKVIAIGPGLGIQEWGQTLWQQVNNLTTPKVVDADALKLLAMHAGQTKSQVNLPLNSTNNWVLTPHPGEAAQLLGTTAQTVQADRIAAVKQLQHRYGGVVVLKGNGTLVYDGQRLEVCLAGNAGMAVGGMGDVLTGCIASLIAQGATLFDAACLGVALHAHAGDILAEQQGQKGILPSDLPPVIRQLLQYA, from the coding sequence ATGGTAGCGCAATTGGCCAAAATGGCGGGATTAGACGTAAGCGTTACCCTGTTTGGCACACAAGCACAGCTTAAAGACGATGTGTTAACCGTGTATAACGAAGCACTTGCGCTTGGAATTACCGTTGAATTCTGGCCAATGCCTAAGCCTTTAAACAACTTGCTTGTTGATGCCGACGTGCTGGTGGATGGCCTGTTTGGTACTGGCTTAAACCGCGACATTACTGGAAATCTTGCTGAATTTATTACGGCTCTTAACCACGCAAAAATGTCTGTTTTAGCGTTGGATGTTCCCAGTGGTTTAGATGCCAACACCGGCCAACCAAAAGGGGTTGCCCTTAACGCCCAACATACCTGCAGTTTTATTACCCGAAAAATTGGTTTATACACAGCGCTTGGCGTGCAATACGCAGGCGTGCGCCATTTTAGCGATTTGTTTATTCCCCATGACGCCTATAACGCAGCGCATTACACACCGCAGCCTTCTTTGCCATTTTCAATGCACCCCATTGCTCAACATCACCCCCTTAAGCACTGGTTAAGCACTCTACCCCCAATGCAACCCAGCCGTCATAAAGGCGATGCCGGCACAGTGTGTTTAATTGGTGGCGACACCAGTATGATGGGTGCCCTGCAACTCGCGGGTTTAAGCAGTTTAAAAACGGGAGCAGGCCTGGTTAAACTGCTCAGTCATGCCCAGCACAGCATTGCCATCACCCAAGCCATTCCAGAACTTATGTGTTATGACACCACGCAATTAAGCACACAAGTCGCTCACGCCAAAGTCATTGCCATTGGGCCTGGCTTAGGCATTCAAGAATGGGGACAAACGTTATGGCAGCAAGTTAACAACCTAACAACCCCCAAAGTGGTAGACGCTGACGCGCTCAAACTTTTAGCAATGCATGCCGGGCAGACCAAATCGCAGGTTAATTTACCCTTGAATTCAACTAACAATTGGGTACTCACACCCCACCCTGGCGAAGCCGCACAACTCTTGGGCACAACCGCGCAAACGGTGCAAGCGGATCGAATAGCGGCGGTTAAACAACTGCAGCACCGTTATGGCGGTGTTGTGGTGCTTAAAGGCAATGGTACGTTAGTGTATGACGGACAACGCTTAGAGGTGTGTTTAGCCGGAAACGCGGGCATGGCAGTAGGTGGAATGGGCGATGTGTTGACCGGCTGTATTGCCAGTTTAATCGCTCAAGGCGCGACATTGTTTGACGCGGCGTGTTTAGGCGTAGCCTTACACGCCCACGCAGGGGATATTTTGGCCGAACAACAAGGACAAAAAGGCATTTTACCCTCTGACCTTCCGCCCGTAATTCGCCAACTTTTGCAGTACGCTTAG
- a CDS encoding response regulator, with the protein MFYFSIECDALNESSQGFVPCLQPLVEPKTLIWVMPKDALCERYVAQFAKLNVVVKPYDLVGVNEADLDARLPVWLDMDEIQRIYEQPLSLINDFKTQHECVTLLVSHKQASEWREQMQVLDVKMRIKPIKYANISHWINSCGSPKESVTTFLTQDMALSANQTAKILLVEDNLVNQKLALALLKKMGLSATVAQNGQEALEFLAQQPFDVVLMDCQMPIKDGYQATQELRASNLANKDIPVIAMTANAMQGDEEKCYASGMSDYLTKPVNPNIMAQKLTKWLG; encoded by the coding sequence GTGTTTTATTTTTCGATTGAATGTGATGCGCTTAATGAGTCATCGCAGGGCTTTGTGCCTTGCTTACAACCGTTGGTAGAGCCCAAAACACTGATATGGGTTATGCCTAAGGACGCTTTATGTGAGCGGTATGTGGCGCAATTTGCCAAACTTAATGTGGTGGTAAAACCTTACGATTTAGTGGGGGTAAACGAGGCTGATTTAGACGCGCGCCTTCCTGTTTGGTTGGACATGGACGAGATACAACGAATTTACGAACAGCCTTTAAGCTTAATTAACGACTTTAAAACCCAGCATGAGTGCGTGACTTTATTGGTGTCGCATAAGCAAGCCAGTGAGTGGCGTGAGCAAATGCAAGTGCTGGATGTGAAAATGCGCATTAAGCCAATAAAGTACGCCAATATCAGTCATTGGATAAACAGTTGTGGTTCGCCAAAAGAGAGTGTCACCACGTTTTTAACCCAAGATATGGCTTTGTCAGCCAATCAAACGGCCAAAATTTTGTTGGTAGAAGATAATTTGGTAAATCAAAAACTGGCGCTAGCGTTACTTAAAAAAATGGGATTAAGCGCCACTGTTGCTCAAAATGGTCAAGAGGCGTTAGAGTTTTTGGCGCAGCAGCCGTTTGATGTGGTGCTTATGGATTGTCAAATGCCTATTAAAGACGGCTACCAGGCTACTCAGGAGCTTAGAGCGTCTAATTTAGCCAATAAAGATATACCGGTTATTGCCATGACCGCCAACGCTATGCAAGGCGATGAAGAAAAATGTTATGCCTCTGGCATGAGTGACTACCTTACCAAGCCGGTTAACCCCAATATTATGGCGCAAAAACTCACAAAATGGCTAGGCTAG
- a CDS encoding PAS domain S-box protein — protein sequence MKRLFLWVMDSLFAILAIGLVAGVSLVFWLHYQESEEHAHEIAIEDARNFSGSVAQFRNFYAGTILPALKQYNVPVTHNYLKQPGSVPLPATFAIDFGDKLSANSQYKVRLYSDMPFTWRKDGGVRDDFERQAMNYLRDNPTESFSRYEIVNGQSVLRFAVADVMKATCVGCHNTYTGSPKTDWKEGDVRGVLEVIRPISAVQEHSKAAAWTTFLAMVGMAVLALLLLGVVVHRNKKAVAEAKLQQAKTQAIMDSVVDAIVVINENGVVLEVNKAITKILGYSAEDLVGNNISLITPEPHRSKHDEYLRRYLAEGEPRVIGFTRQLEAVNKEGQLVPIDLAVSEVWNGRERNFTGIIRDGRERRSAELAIEKSRDIALESVRMKSEFLANMSHEIRTPMNGVIGMTGLLLDTALSAEQRELSLTVESSAKSLLGIINDILDFSKIEAGKLDLSIEEVALVSLLDSIVDMVAPAAQAKGLNFAYFIDPQLPAHFNTDPVRLRQVLINLLGNSIKFTQQGSVYLNVIKAAEGSQKICFEVVDTGMGISLEGQSKLFGVFSQVDSSSSRQFGGTGLGLAISRQLVALLGGDIAVKSELGQGSCFIFRLNVMRLMSHRRALCLAYNRW from the coding sequence ATGAAACGCTTATTTTTGTGGGTAATGGATTCGCTGTTTGCTATTTTGGCAATCGGTTTAGTGGCTGGTGTGTCGTTGGTGTTTTGGCTGCATTATCAAGAATCGGAAGAACATGCCCATGAAATTGCCATTGAAGACGCACGCAATTTTTCGGGCTCGGTGGCGCAGTTTCGAAATTTTTACGCCGGCACTATTTTACCGGCACTGAAGCAATACAATGTGCCGGTGACTCACAACTATTTAAAACAACCCGGCAGTGTGCCATTGCCGGCCACGTTTGCGATTGATTTTGGCGATAAATTATCGGCTAACAGCCAGTACAAAGTGCGTTTGTACAGCGACATGCCTTTTACCTGGCGCAAAGACGGTGGTGTGCGTGACGATTTTGAGCGTCAAGCCATGAACTATTTGCGTGATAATCCCACCGAATCGTTTTCACGGTACGAAATTGTTAATGGTCAAAGCGTGTTGCGCTTTGCTGTGGCCGATGTAATGAAAGCTACTTGTGTAGGATGTCACAACACGTACACAGGCTCTCCCAAAACCGATTGGAAAGAAGGCGATGTCCGCGGAGTATTAGAGGTAATACGGCCTATTTCGGCGGTACAGGAACACAGCAAAGCGGCGGCTTGGACTACCTTTTTAGCCATGGTGGGCATGGCTGTTTTGGCTTTGTTACTGCTGGGAGTGGTGGTGCATCGTAATAAAAAAGCGGTGGCTGAAGCAAAATTGCAGCAGGCTAAAACCCAAGCCATCATGGATTCGGTGGTTGACGCTATTGTGGTGATTAATGAAAACGGTGTGGTGCTTGAAGTCAACAAAGCCATTACTAAAATATTGGGTTACAGTGCAGAAGATTTAGTGGGCAATAATATTAGCCTAATTACGCCTGAGCCGCATCGTTCAAAGCATGATGAATACCTCAGGCGCTATTTAGCCGAGGGAGAACCCCGTGTTATTGGCTTTACTCGTCAGCTTGAAGCGGTTAATAAAGAAGGTCAGTTAGTGCCCATTGATTTGGCGGTGAGCGAAGTTTGGAATGGTCGAGAACGTAATTTTACCGGTATTATTCGTGACGGACGCGAGCGAAGAAGTGCCGAATTAGCCATCGAAAAATCCCGTGATATTGCTTTAGAGTCGGTGCGAATGAAGTCTGAATTTTTGGCCAATATGAGCCATGAAATTAGAACGCCCATGAACGGTGTGATTGGCATGACCGGTTTATTGCTCGATACAGCCCTGAGCGCCGAACAAAGAGAGTTAAGTTTAACCGTTGAAAGCAGTGCTAAGTCGCTGTTGGGAATTATCAATGATATTTTAGACTTTTCAAAAATTGAGGCCGGTAAACTCGACTTGTCGATTGAAGAGGTGGCGTTGGTCAGTTTGCTTGACAGTATTGTGGATATGGTGGCTCCCGCCGCACAGGCCAAAGGCCTTAACTTTGCTTATTTTATTGATCCGCAATTGCCGGCGCATTTTAATACCGATCCCGTTAGGTTACGTCAGGTGTTAATTAACTTGTTGGGTAACTCTATTAAGTTTACCCAACAGGGAAGCGTGTATTTAAACGTAATCAAAGCCGCCGAAGGGTCTCAAAAAATATGTTTTGAGGTGGTGGATACTGGCATGGGTATTTCGCTAGAAGGCCAAAGTAAATTGTTTGGTGTTTTTAGCCAGGTAGACAGTTCGTCTTCGCGTCAATTTGGTGGCACGGGATTGGGCTTGGCTATTTCGCGTCAATTAGTAGCGTTGTTGGGCGGCGACATTGCCGTGAAAAGTGAGTTAGGGCAAGGGTCGTGTTTTATTTTTCGATTGAATGTGATGCGCTTAATGAGTCATCGCAGGGCTTTGTGCCTTGCTTACAACCGTTGGTAG
- a CDS encoding zinc-finger domain-containing protein, giving the protein MTETRPVKAPRQVTYDDLPLHCPTDDMSLWDSHPRVFLPIEQTGHAKCPYCGAEYVLKDWNPHHTGH; this is encoded by the coding sequence ATGACAGAAACACGACCGGTCAAAGCACCACGTCAAGTGACGTACGACGACTTGCCTTTGCACTGTCCAACCGACGACATGAGTTTGTGGGACTCGCATCCACGGGTGTTTTTGCCCATAGAGCAAACTGGGCACGCTAAATGTCCTTATTGCGGCGCTGAATATGTACTCAAGGATTGGAATCCGCATCATACTGGGCATTAA
- a CDS encoding branched-chain amino acid transaminase, translated as MRTMSDRDGLIWLDGEMVPWREAKVHVLTHTLHYGMGVFEGVRAYDATQGTSIFRLEAHTDRLFNSAKIMNMAMPFDKATVNEAHRMSVSANNLKSGYIRPMAFYGSEGMGLRADNLKVHVMVAAWEWGAYMGEENLTRGIKVATSSYTRHHPNITMTKAKANGAYMNSMLALQEAISHGCDEALLLDTEGYVAEGSGENFFMIRDGVLYTPELTSALDGITRKTIMHMARELGMQVVEKRITRDEVYIADEAFFTGTAAEVTPIRELDNRPIGIGSRGPITEKLQTLYFDIVHGRSAPHLNWLTPVA; from the coding sequence ATGCGTACAATGTCGGACAGAGACGGACTGATTTGGTTAGACGGTGAAATGGTGCCTTGGCGCGAAGCAAAAGTACACGTTTTAACACACACATTACATTATGGAATGGGTGTGTTTGAAGGCGTGCGCGCATACGATGCCACGCAAGGCACGTCTATTTTTAGGTTAGAAGCGCATACTGATCGTCTGTTTAATTCGGCCAAAATCATGAACATGGCCATGCCGTTCGATAAAGCCACCGTAAACGAAGCGCATCGCATGTCGGTCAGCGCCAATAATTTAAAATCGGGCTATATTCGCCCTATGGCATTTTACGGATCAGAGGGCATGGGGTTGCGTGCCGACAATCTTAAAGTGCACGTGATGGTGGCCGCTTGGGAATGGGGCGCGTACATGGGCGAAGAAAACCTAACGCGCGGTATTAAAGTGGCTACGTCGTCTTACACGCGTCATCACCCTAACATTACCATGACCAAAGCCAAAGCCAACGGCGCATACATGAACTCGATGCTGGCCTTGCAAGAAGCCATTAGTCACGGCTGTGACGAGGCGTTGTTGCTGGACACTGAAGGCTATGTGGCCGAAGGTTCGGGCGAAAACTTCTTTATGATACGTGACGGCGTGTTATACACCCCTGAACTTACATCGGCTTTGGACGGGATTACGCGTAAAACCATTATGCACATGGCGCGTGAGCTGGGCATGCAAGTAGTTGAAAAACGCATTACCCGTGACGAAGTGTACATTGCCGACGAAGCTTTTTTTACTGGTACAGCGGCCGAAGTAACGCCCATTCGTGAACTAGACAATCGTCCAATTGGCATTGGTTCGCGTGGGCCTATTACCGAAAAACTGCAAACACTGTATTTTGACATTGTGCACGGTCGTTCTGCGCCGCACTTAAACTGGTTAACCCCGGTTGCTTAA
- a CDS encoding choice-of-anchor O protein, whose protein sequence is MKLQKKALLLAMTATFAIPMAQAETAPTQLQFSDPIRVNDRAPADFGQGNKVKLDLLGNGMLISTFGEAVDGTKLVYDPKDQVERPASDIFVRTCNTITADCSVESNWSNPVNLSNTATRSSMNADWQGINGEPSAFWGDSDKPNVSTGGTNVMVSWTDKFCPAMDGDTDGTNQRAVTYLTRENREIPFSCTYVSQSSDGGMTWSVAKQLSDGSRDAKQDVNKVALDGKAVVTWQEDPLGLSLGEGDGPGDGASGATASHGTDIWISTKTAATDFSAGVRITDNYGTQSASGQHDPIKDATGNLVDDANIESGQVAATRANTNLVGPNIVVAYEESKGSEGLDDGKYVRYHAIPFANPLNPTTVTGQAAGCIISNPTENARRVRFIPQAIPGTESGVQMGIFWKEGENTNGGPSDIMVRLAKNGVQPANMTPAVDPNCATSDFATAQALTSVRASNLSSNTKAGTNNLTDATDTNPYENALAHRGAIVGDDVYVGYSYTTDWALATYTDQVIYDFWLRHYDGTTDTWSAAKNLSNLPTNEFDVREPRFVKTPAGDGYNPNAFIVAWGLQTNVPTHIESPEDVDIMYTRSFDKGQTFEPVVSITNPEGVGRFESQLRPTPDGLTLYAAWNESTIDGKTKAMIAVAETIDAPVPEPLPAVATSSSSGGCSLNQQAKFDPLLPALLLAALGFLGFRRFSKK, encoded by the coding sequence ATGAAACTACAAAAAAAAGCCCTGCTACTTGCCATGACTGCCACCTTTGCGATTCCAATGGCGCAAGCAGAGACTGCCCCAACTCAATTACAATTTAGTGACCCTATTCGCGTTAACGACCGCGCCCCTGCAGACTTTGGCCAAGGCAATAAAGTTAAATTAGATTTGCTGGGCAACGGCATGCTCATCAGCACCTTTGGCGAAGCGGTAGACGGCACAAAATTAGTTTACGACCCAAAAGACCAAGTTGAACGTCCAGCCAGTGATATTTTTGTGCGCACTTGCAATACCATTACCGCAGACTGCTCGGTAGAGAGTAATTGGAGTAACCCTGTTAACCTATCCAACACCGCCACCCGAAGCAGCATGAACGCCGATTGGCAAGGAATCAATGGTGAACCTTCTGCCTTTTGGGGCGATTCAGACAAACCCAACGTTTCGACCGGTGGCACTAACGTCATGGTCAGCTGGACGGATAAATTTTGCCCCGCTATGGACGGTGATACGGATGGCACCAATCAGCGTGCGGTGACTTATTTAACCCGCGAAAACCGCGAAATCCCGTTTAGCTGTACTTATGTAAGCCAATCCAGCGATGGTGGAATGACATGGAGTGTGGCCAAGCAATTATCAGATGGCTCGCGTGACGCCAAACAAGACGTTAACAAAGTAGCCCTTGATGGCAAAGCTGTTGTCACCTGGCAAGAAGACCCATTAGGACTGTCGCTAGGCGAGGGTGATGGGCCAGGCGATGGTGCGTCAGGTGCTACGGCCTCACACGGAACCGATATTTGGATCAGTACCAAAACGGCGGCAACCGATTTTAGCGCAGGCGTTCGCATTACAGACAATTATGGCACTCAGAGCGCCTCGGGACAGCATGACCCTATAAAAGATGCCACTGGCAACTTAGTGGACGATGCTAACATCGAAAGCGGTCAAGTCGCCGCTACTCGTGCTAACACCAACTTAGTAGGCCCCAACATAGTGGTGGCCTATGAAGAAAGCAAAGGTTCAGAAGGCTTAGACGATGGCAAGTACGTGCGTTATCACGCCATTCCATTTGCTAACCCTCTTAATCCAACTACGGTCACCGGCCAAGCCGCTGGTTGTATTATCTCGAACCCCACTGAAAACGCACGTCGCGTGCGTTTTATTCCACAAGCCATTCCAGGCACCGAAAGTGGTGTGCAAATGGGTATCTTTTGGAAAGAGGGTGAAAACACCAACGGTGGACCGTCGGACATTATGGTGCGTTTAGCCAAAAATGGCGTACAACCCGCTAACATGACCCCTGCGGTAGACCCAAACTGCGCCACCTCTGATTTTGCCACCGCACAGGCGTTAACCAGCGTAAGAGCATCAAACTTAAGCAGTAACACCAAGGCCGGCACCAATAACTTAACCGATGCCACCGACACCAACCCGTACGAAAATGCCTTGGCGCATCGCGGAGCCATTGTGGGGGACGATGTGTACGTAGGTTACAGTTACACCACCGACTGGGCGTTGGCCACTTATACCGACCAAGTGATATACGATTTTTGGCTACGTCACTACGACGGCACCACCGACACTTGGTCAGCGGCTAAAAACCTGTCTAACCTTCCCACCAACGAGTTTGACGTGCGTGAACCACGTTTTGTTAAAACCCCAGCAGGAGATGGATACAATCCCAACGCCTTTATTGTGGCTTGGGGCTTACAAACCAACGTACCTACGCACATAGAATCGCCAGAAGATGTCGATATTATGTACACGCGTAGCTTTGACAAAGGCCAAACCTTTGAGCCTGTGGTCAGCATTACCAACCCAGAAGGTGTCGGACGATTTGAGTCACAACTGCGCCCAACCCCTGACGGGTTAACGTTGTACGCCGCTTGGAACGAAAGCACCATCGATGGCAAAACCAAAGCGATGATTGCGGTTGCCGAAACCATTGATGCGCCAGTACCAGAACCTTTGCCAGCGGTGGCAACCAGTTCCAGCTCGGGTGGGTGCAGCTTAAACCAACAAGCCAAGTTTGACCCTCTCTTGCCCGCGCTGTTGCTGGCGGCCTTAGGGTTCTTAGGGTTTAGACGTTTTAGCAAAAAATAA
- the mrtJ gene encoding JDVT-CTERM system glutamic-type intramembrane protease MrtJ: MPHTSHSSNSLDSLHTFNPIGAHCSGYFLTQKWFYLALLFAPLSLSTIAFIAPNLLQHQPWHWPAWFILIVWQPVLEELIFRGLIQQKLTHQAWLTRFFNTNTALNTLCIGGISAANLVTSLLFTSLHFLYHPPLLALGVLVPSLIFGWFFDRYHCVVPAILLHSVYNAVLLFSFF, encoded by the coding sequence ATGCCGCACACCTCGCACAGTTCTAACTCTTTAGACTCCTTACACACCTTTAACCCAATTGGGGCACATTGCTCGGGTTATTTTTTAACCCAAAAATGGTTTTATCTCGCCCTGCTCTTCGCGCCGTTGAGCTTAAGCACGATTGCATTTATAGCGCCCAATTTACTGCAACACCAGCCCTGGCATTGGCCCGCGTGGTTTATTTTGATTGTTTGGCAACCGGTGCTTGAAGAACTTATATTTAGAGGACTAATACAACAAAAACTAACTCACCAGGCCTGGTTAACTCGTTTTTTTAACACAAACACGGCATTAAACACCCTGTGCATTGGCGGCATTAGCGCGGCAAACCTAGTCACCAGTTTACTGTTTACCAGCCTGCATTTTTTGTATCATCCACCCCTTTTAGCCTTGGGTGTGTTGGTGCCTTCGCTTATTTTTGGCTGGTTTTTTGACCGTTATCATTGCGTTGTGCCGGCCATACTGCTGCACAGCGTCTATAACGCGGTGCTACTGTTTAGCTTCTTTTAA
- the galU gene encoding UTP--glucose-1-phosphate uridylyltransferase GalU — protein sequence MYAKLTKAIIPVAGLGTRFLPATKAIPKEMLTVVDKPLIQYIIHEAAEAGITDIIFVTHSSKGAIENHFDSHYELEAKLIEGGKLDRLATMKAITPPNVNFVSVRQPEALGLGHAILCAAHIIAPNEPFAVLLPDVLMHHPRKGCLAQMAEYYETVHTSVIALEQVPMDQVNKYGIAGVSEVDLRVHQLVEKPKPEEAPSNLSVVGRYIFTPRLMELLKTTKAGVGGEIQLTDAMATLLNEEVMFGFEFKDGKSYDCGDKLGFLRANIEYALRDPNLGAAFNDYLASLELKPLKKKKE from the coding sequence ATTTATGCAAAGTTAACTAAGGCGATTATTCCGGTAGCAGGGTTGGGAACGCGCTTTTTACCGGCCACTAAAGCCATCCCAAAAGAGATGTTGACGGTGGTGGATAAGCCATTGATTCAATACATTATTCATGAAGCGGCCGAAGCGGGCATTACCGACATTATTTTTGTCACGCATTCAAGCAAAGGCGCCATCGAAAACCACTTTGACTCGCATTACGAGCTTGAGGCTAAATTGATTGAAGGGGGCAAGCTGGATCGTTTGGCCACCATGAAAGCCATTACGCCACCCAATGTAAATTTTGTGTCGGTACGTCAGCCAGAAGCGTTGGGTTTGGGTCACGCTATTTTGTGTGCCGCACACATTATTGCCCCAAATGAGCCGTTTGCGGTGTTGTTGCCTGATGTATTGATGCACCATCCGCGCAAGGGCTGTTTGGCGCAAATGGCCGAATACTACGAAACCGTGCACACCAGCGTCATTGCATTAGAGCAAGTGCCAATGGATCAGGTGAATAAATACGGCATTGCAGGGGTAAGCGAAGTCGATTTGCGCGTGCATCAGTTGGTCGAAAAACCTAAGCCTGAAGAAGCACCGTCTAATCTATCGGTAGTGGGTCGTTACATTTTTACCCCGCGCTTAATGGAGTTGTTAAAGACGACTAAAGCGGGTGTGGGGGGTGAAATTCAGTTAACCGACGCGATGGCCACTTTGTTAAACGAAGAGGTTATGTTTGGGTTTGAATTTAAAGACGGCAAAAGTTACGACTGTGGCGATAAACTAGGCTTTTTACGCGCCAATATAGAATATGCATTGCGTGATCCAAATTTGGGGGCGGCGTTTAATGACTATTTAGCCAGTTTAGAATTAAAGCCGCTTAAAAAGAAAAAAGAGTAA